The sequence below is a genomic window from Spiroplasma gladiatoris.
GTTTATATTTAGACTTGATAGCTTTTGGTTTATGCGGTTTAGCAACATCAATCTTATTTTTAGGTATGAGAAGATATCGTATTGCTTCAACTTGTATTGCATATATAACTTGAATAATAACTTTATTATTAGTAATATTTGGAATTGTTGGGGGAGCATTAAATTTAAATGCTGGTAACAACGGTTTAAAAACTTATGCATCTAAAATTAATGTAAGTAACTTTTCAAGTACATTTACAAGTATTTTCTTTGCGTTTTGCGGTTTAGAAATAGCAATAACTTCGGGTAAAAATATTAAAAATCGTCAAAGAAACGTACCAATTTCAATAATGGTAATAATGTTTGCATCAACTTTATTTTATATGTTATTTACTTTAATTGTAATGTTAGCTGTTTCTCCTGAACCATTCGGAGGAAACCCTAATTTACAAATATTTAAAAGTTTAAATAATGATTTTATTAATACAGCTGGTCGAATAATAGTAATAATATGTACCCTACTAATGCGTTTTAATTCATCACTTCAAGTATCACTATTTGGAGGATCAACTTTAGAACCACTTGCAAAGCAAAAATTTATATCAAAAATATTTGCTAAAGAAAACAAAGAAAGTATCCCAGTTGCAGGAGTTCTTGCGAATTGTGTTGTATTTATAATTGCATGTATAATGTTTATTTTTATACCAGATATTGTTCAAGGAATAACTCAAAAACAAACTCCATTTGATTATGCAACTTTAGCAAGTGTAGCTTCCATATTACTAATATCAATTTATATGATGATAATACCTGTTGCAATATATCAAGGAATCAAAAAAAATATGAAGGTCAGAATATGAGAGTATATTGGATGAAGTATTACAATCGCTTTTCTAATATTTGTATTAGGCACATACTTCTATAATTTAATATTAGATTATACAAAATTATATGATAGTGGATCATTAGATATACAAAAATTATTTAAATGCACTTTCCAATTAATATATTTTGTTTCAGTAGTTCTAATTTCTGTAATTCTATATCACGTTTATCATAAAAAACAAATTAAAAAAGTTCAAAACAACCCTGAATTATTAGCAGAATTAAAAGAAAACGAAAAAGTATATACAATAATTAAAAATGAAACCAAATAAATTTTGGTTTTTTTTATAGTTTAGTTATAATATAGATAATTGAAAGTTGGTGTTTTTGATGAAAAAGTTAATATCTTCTTTAGGAGTAATTGCATTAAGTAGTGCCACAATTATTCCTGTTGTTTATAATTATGCAAATAACTCTAACACTAATCAAAACGAATCTGATGATAATGTATTAGAAAATAACAATAAAATAAAAGGTGTGTTTATGGCTAATGAATTTAGTTATGAAGTGTCGCTTTTAAACAATAATAGTAATTTAACAATTAATGATATTAAAGAACAATTAGAAGAAAAAAAATCAATTGATATAGAATTAAGTACAGAAAGTTTACAAAAATGCATTGATAATATTTATAGTTATATTGAAAAAGAAAATATTGGTGAAGCGGGAGAAAAGTTTTCAAAAGCAATAGTTTCACAAATTACATCACCACAAAATTTAGATGTATATAACATTAATAACGCTTCAAAAGTTACAGGAGAAAAAGAAGGAACTTTACCTGAAAACTATGTTTATCGAAATGCAAATAAATACTTAAATCCAGATGCATTTTCTAAAGTAATAAGTGGTAAATACAAAAAAATAAATAGTTCAGAAAAGGTTGTTGAAGTCTTGTCTCAAACTTTAAATATTGAACATGACACTTATGAAGACAATAAAGATGAGTATAACTTTTCGATTTATGCAAAGTTTAAGGTATATGATGAACTTGATGGACAAAAGTTTAATTACTATTATTTAAAAATGTCTTCTTTCCCTACTTATTATTCATTCAAAAATATTAAAGATTTTTTAGGGACATTTAAAAATACATTTTATTGTATCTTTAATATGATTCTAGATATTGAAGGTACAGATAAAAACCCAGGTTCTGGTATTTATGGCCTTGGTTATTATGAATCGAGTATGCTTGGTAGCGGTTGAGTTGTTAATGATATTGCAGACGCTACAAACGGTTATGATTCAGATGGTAGTTATAATGTTGATAAATTAGCTGCAAACTCGGTTGGAGTTAGATTAAGACAACGACTAATCGTATATATTTTTACTAAAAGAGGTTATGGCGATATTGAAAAACTAAATTTAACTTATAAAGATATTGATGAAATTACATTTTATGAAGCAAATTTAATTGATTCATCTAGTGGATACGCGGTTGGAAATAAGTTCGATGGCGAACAAAGATTAATATACAAAAATATACCTTATTATTATATGAAAGTTAAAATGAAAGATAGAGCACTCAATGAATATAATGTTTTAACAAAAAATGCTCAGAAATGAAGAACTGATGATAACAAAATTGTTGAAGATTATGATCCAAACGATGAAACTCCATATGATTATTATAAAGATAAATAAAACTCTAAATTTTAACTTAGAGTTTTTTTTGTTAATAATAAGTGTATTATTAAGAATATGGAGGGAGGGATAAAATGTTTAACAGTATAAGATCAATAAAAACATTTACAATTATTGGTGCTGTTTTTGGAATTATTGTTACATTGGTTGGGATGTTTTTCCTACTATTTGATGTTCTTAAAGACCTAGATTTAGCAATTATTTTTGCTTCGTTAGTTGTGTTTTTTGGTTCATTAACAATTGGTTTTAGTATTTATATAATTGTTTTTGCTTCAAGAACTGACGATGAAACTTTTGCTAATAATCGATTTATTTTAATGTTATTTTCATTAAGTGTTGGAGGGTTACTAACTCCTTATCTTTTAATGAAATTACCAAATACAAATGTAACAACAACAATTCAACCAAGAGTTGCTATTTCAAAAGGTTATGGCACTTCATTTTTTGCAAGTGGACTAGCAACCTTAGCTACTTTTTTTGCACTTACTTTAACTAGCGAGACTGGTTTGGAAGCTGCATTAACAGGAACTAATAAATATGCATACATTGCAATAGTTGCTGTATCTGGTGTTGCTTTTCTATGAGGTTTAATTAATGTAATTACTTTTTTTGGAAAACAAGTAGATGAAAATTTTGAAAAAGAAGGAAACACTCATAATTGAATGATGGTAATTTCGACAATAAATTTAATTATTGGTACTATCACATTAATTTGAATCATAATAAACTCAGTTTTATCAATAATTGCTGCAATTATGGACTTATTTGACAGAAGAAGAGGTTTTTTAATGGCAATCCTAAATGGAGCCTTAATTGCTTTAAGAATTGCTATGTATTGTTTCATAATATATACTGCTTCTCAATGTATTAAAGGTATATGAAGCAAAAAAGGATATACTTATGGAAATTATCAAAATTTAACTTCAAGACAACAAGAATTTAATAATTCTAGAGAAAGAGGTTAATAAAAAAACGCCAATAAATGGCGTTTTTTTATTACTTATATTAATGTGTTTGTTGTTAAAGGAATTAAACTTTCTAGAATAAATATAAATTTAATCTTTTTATAGTCTTCTTTTTCAATAGTTGGTTTAATGAAATTATCAATATATTTATTAAATTTAATAAATATATTTACTCATCAAAATCAAGCTACAAACATTAATATAAAACCAATTACTATCATTAAAACATAAACCTCACCAATAAAATAAGATTGATAACCTGGAGAAATAAAATTTGCTACAATGTTTGTTAAAACAATAATTGCAATCCCAAAACTAAAAAGAAAGTTACAATAAATAGATTTACTATATATACTTGTTTTTGTATCTTTTTCATTTGCTAAATTAGCAACATCACTTGTAATTTTTTTAAGTGATTTAGTTGAATCAGAATCATCATATTTTTGTGCTAAGTGTAACTCATTATTTTTAAAATCATAATTAAAATTTGAGTTATATCTTTTTTTTGCTCCAAATATAACTTTTGATTTTTCATATCCCAATGAAATCATTGCTTTTTCAAATACATTTAAACTTTTTGTTTTTTTAGTTTTAGATGCTAAACTGATTGTTTTTAAAATAAAAATTAATAAGCAAAGTCCAATTGCTATTAAAGCAAAGCAAAGTCCAATTATTACAATAATTTTACATCACATTGGTATGAAACCTAATTGATCATTTCAAATTCCTGGTATTGACATTTTCATCCCTTTTCTTTCCTTAGTAAATAAATTTTATTAAACTACTCATATTTATATTATCACTTATATCATAAATACTTTTTGTTATTAGTATATTTTCTTCTAATAAAAATGCTCTAAAAAGAAATTCTTTAACAAAATCTGTTGATAATTTTGTTTTATAATTTAAAACTATTGTATTTTTTCGATCTTTATAACTTATTAAAATATTATTTTTATTTAAATAAAAAATGTTTTTAAAATTATTTGAACTATCTAACTTTTCTAAAAAATTTAACTCGAAGTCTGTTAGTCAAACGTTCATGTTTATATCTAAAACCACAAAGTTTTTTTCAAATGCTATTAAACTTATAATTTCTTTTTTAAAAGTTTTAACGATATTTAAATTTTCATCTAAAAAAAATACTTCCTCATTTTTTTTAGCAATCAAAAAATCATAGTTATAATTTAAAATTTGAAACTCTTTTGGTTCATTCAAATTAATGTTTTTTGTATATACTTTTTTATCAATTATAAAACTAATATATTCATTATTTTTAAACAAAAAATAATTTTGAATGTAATATTCTTCTTTTTTTATAAATTCAATTTCACTACTTGATAAAAGGACTGCATTATTGTTATTTTCAATTAATGGATTAGCTAAAAAATATCTCCCTAAATCATTTTTATTTTTTAAGTTTTCTAGAACAATCTTTTTTGAAATCTTGTACAAGCTAGAATATTTTGTATTAAAAATTGCATCTGTAAAATAAATATATTCTTTATCATTAAATACATTAGTGATTCACCCAGAATTATCTATACTTCTTATTTGTCTTTTCATTTTATCTCCATTTATAAGTATAAACAAAAAGCAATAGTGTTTTAAAAAAACTTCATAAATATTTAAATATAAAAACTTTTTTAGTTAAAATAAAAATATAAAGAAATGAGGATACAAAATGGATAAAAAGCTTGAAACAAATATTTTAAATAACATTAATAAAGAAAAATTAAATGTAATAATTGAAAAGTATGAAAAAATTAAAAGTTATGAATATTTAAAAGATCAATGCTATGTCGTTTTTAAAAACGGAAAAATTGACTCTTCTTTAAGAAGAGAATTATTTGATGATTGTAAAATCATTAATAACTATTTTAAAGATAATTTAAACGATGATATTTTAATAAATGATAACTTTATAAATCTTTGTCATGGAAGGATTAAAGATATTCCTAGTGTCGAAGATTTTACAATAGATGAAATAAAATTAAATAATCTAATACAAATGATTAATGAATCAATTAATGACAAATATCATAAAAATAGCAGGGAGTTTTTACAAAATCAAAATATGGAAATTGATGGTTAAAATAAAAATGTTTCACTTAGTGAAACATTTTTATTTTTTATTAAGCATTTTGGATAGCTTCTACTCCAGGTAAAACTTTTCCTTCCATATATTCAAGAGAAGCTCCCCCTCCTGTAGAAATATGAGTGAATTTTTCTGCAAAACCATTTTGAATAGCAGCAGCAGCAGAGTCTCCTCCACCAATTAAAGTAAATGCGTTATCTAAATTAGCAATCGCTTCACAAACTGCAACTGTTCCTTTTTTATAATGTTCGAATTCAAATACTCCCATAGGTCCATTTCAAGCAACTGTTTTTGCACCTTTTAATGTATCTTCAAATAATTTAATAGAATCAGGTCCAATGTCCAATCCCATAACATCATCTGGTAAATCAACACCTGAAAATGTTGGAGTTACATCTTTAAATTCTGTTGCATTAGCTGAATCGATTGGTAAAATAATCTTTCCATTTGATTTTTCCATATATTGTTTTGCTAATTCAACTTTATCTTCTTCACATAAAGATTTACCAATATTGTGCCCTAAAGCTTTAAAGAATGTATAAGCCATTCCTCCACCAATTATAATTTTGTCAGCTTTTTCTAATAAATTATCGATTACTCCAATTTTGTCTGAAACTTTTGCTCCACCAATTATAGCTACGAATGGGTGTTCTGGTGCATCTACACCTTTTGCCAACATTTCTAATTCTTTTTGAACTAAAAATCCAACACAACTTTCAGCGATATTTGAAGCTATTCCAACATTTGATGCATGTGCACGGTGAGCTGTACCAAATGCATCGTTTACAAATACATCTCCTAAACTCGCTCAGTATTTACCTAACTCTGCATTATTTTTTGATTCAAATTTTACTACTTCTCCGTCTTTTACGTCTTCAAATCTAGTATTTTCAAATAATAAAATTTCTCCACTATTTAAGTTTTTAATAGCACTTTCTAGTTTTTCACCTCTAGTTTGTCCTATAAATGTAACTTTTTGACCAGCAATTTCTTCTAATCTTTTAGCAACTGGTGCTAAAGATTTTTTAGCTTTATCTTCTTCTGCTTTAATTCTACTTAAGTGTGAAAATAAAACAACTTTTGATCCTTGTTCTACTAAATGTTTAATAGTTGGCATTGCTGCTTTAATACGGTTATCATCTCCAATAACTCCATCTTTTATTGGTACGTTAAAATCTACTCTAACTAAAACTGTTTTATCAGCAACTTTAACATCTTTTAATGTTTTTTTCATATTTCAATAATCTCCTTACTTATTTATTATTATAATATTTATTTTTGATTATTTACAATAAAGTCAATATAGCAAAAAAAGTTATTTGGATTTTCATTGTGAAATTTAAAAATATCATTGTCTTTGATTTTAATATTTTTATTTGGTCTATATAACTTTTTTCAAGGTGTTTGTTCATGACAAATTTGTACAATATCTCATGAATTTAAATTTAGCATAAAACTAACAATTAATGATGCTACATTATATTCGCTATAATCGTAGTTAATCTTGTCTAGATTTACATCAAAAAGTAGCGGGATATTTTGGTCTTTATATTTTGTTTGTTCTTTCCATAATTCATAAATTACAGGTCCTCATCTTCAAGTTTCAAAATCTATATTTGCTATAGGTTTTTTAAAAATTAAAAAGTAGGCATAAACAATATAAATTATTTTTTGAATTTGTATTTGAGTTATTTTGAACTTTTGATTTATATTTTGTTTTGCTAATAAATTAATGACAAAATTAATATAGTCTTTTTTAGAATAAAAAAACATATTATCACTCCCCATTAATATAATCGTAGTGAAAATATGTTTTATGCACAATTGTTTAATACTATAAACTTAGCATGTATTTAATTGTACGTACAAATTGTGATGTAAATGAATTTTCATTATCATATCATGAGAATACTTTAACTAATTGTTTTCCATCAACTTCCATAACTCTTGTTAGAGTTGCGTCAAAGATTGATCCATATTTTGAACCAATAACATCTCCTGAAACGATTTCGTCTGTACAATATTCTAAAGCTAATGCTAAATCTTTGTCAGATTTAACTGCTTCTTCGATTGCTTGGTTAATTTCTTGAACTGTTGCTTTTTTTTCTAATTCACAAGTTAAGTCTACGATTGATCCAGTGATAACTGGCACACGTAGTGCTAACCCATCTAATTTACCATTAAGTTCAGGTAATACTTTACCAACTGCTGCTGCTGCTCCAGTTTTACTTGGAATGATATTTCAAGCTGCTGCACGTCCTCTACGTAAGTCACTGTGTGGTAAATCTAATAATCTTTGGTCGTTTGTTACGGCATGAATTGTGTTCATTAATCCTTTAACAATACCAAATTTTTCGTTGATAACTTTTGCTATAGGTGATAAACAGTTTGTTGTACATGAAGCTGCTGAAACAATTTGATCACTTGAATCAATAGTTTTGTGGTTAACTCCAAATACTACAGTTTTTAAATCTCCTGTTGCTGGTGCTGAAATAATAACTTTTTTTGCACCTGCATCAATATGTGCTTGTGATTTTTCTTTTGAAACATAAAATCCTGTACATTCAACTACTAAGTCAACTCCCATTTCTCCTCATGGTAATTTACTTGCATCTCTTTCTGCTAAGATTTTTACTTCTTTTCCGTCAACAATAATTGCTCCGTCTTTATGAGAAACTTTTCCCTTCATAAATCCTCTATGAGCTGAGTCATATTCTAATAAGTATGCTAATGTTTTTGAATCTGTTAAATCATTGATTGCAACGATTTCAATATCTTTTTCTAAAAACAATTGTCTAAATGCTAGACGTCCGATTCTTCCGAATCCGTTAATTGCGATTTTTTTCATATTTAACTGTTTTCCTTTCACATTTTTATTATATTCCTATTGCTAAAAAACCACGATTATAAAATAACTTTTTTTTCCATAATTTTATTTTAAAATCTTACTGAATGGAAATAATTCCATTAACTTCTTTGATTTTTTCCAACAACTAAAATATCATCGCATAATCCTTTAATTCTTTCAACTATTCTTTTAGCTCTTGTACTCTTAATTTTTTGGGTTAAATTATTGCTACTATTTTTAGTACTAGTATAATATTTTTTTAAATCATCTAAAGATAAGTTTGATGTAAAAAAAGTTAATTTATTATTTTCTAATCTTGTATTTAACAAACCAAATAATAGTTCATCCCTACTTCACTCAGTAACAGGTTCAGAACCAATATCGTCTAATATTAAAACATCTACGTTAGTACATAAGTCTAAAAATTTATTGTAATCATTATTTATATAATTATTAAATGTTTCTTTCACAACTTTAATTAACCTGTTCATTGTAACAACAACAACTTTTTGATCATTATTAGCAAAACTGTTTGCGATTAGTTTCATCATATAAGTTTTACCAACTCCAGGTTCGCCATATAAATATATACCTTTAACGTTTGACTTATCGCTTACAAATATCTTTTGAACTGCAGTTATAAAAATATTTATTGATGGGTTATATTCTTCTGGATTTAGACTTACATAATCACTTATTTTTTTTGTAATCTTAAATTTATCATATTCAGTAAATAGTATATTTTCTTTTATTTTATAATCTGTATTTTCATACTTTCAATGAACACAATTTTCGCTAACCGTGTACAATTGTTTATTTTTGTATTCTAATTTTAATTGTATACCTTTAATTAATTGTTTGCACTCTTCTAAAGGACCTGGTTTATTGCATTTTATAAATTGTTCTAT
It includes:
- a CDS encoding APC family permease, producing MKTKKEQLSLFNLIWIGFSFIAGITYTASFSTILASETGVGNHIYWIFLIEGFVAYMCAWTFARLVQIHPEANGGGAQYVRTAFGKFWGLLMGMINYAVIPAIAVNLLVTMVRANFDNLAGFDSQTNTWGLWGSFGSLYLDLIAFGLCGLATSILFLGMRRYRIASTCIAYITWIITLLLVIFGIVGGALNLNAGNNGLKTYASKINVSNFSSTFTSIFFAFCGLEIAITSGKNIKNRQRNVPISIMVIMFASTLFYMLFTLIVMLAVSPEPFGGNPNLQIFKSLNNDFINTAGRIIVIICTLLMRFNSSLQVSLFGGSTLEPLAKQKFISKIFAKENKESIPVAGVLANCVVFIIACIMFIFIPDIVQGITQKQTPFDYATLASVASILLISIYMMIIPVAIYQGIKKNMKVRIWEYIGWSITIAFLIFVLGTYFYNLILDYTKLYDSGSLDIQKLFKCTFQLIYFVSVVLISVILYHVYHKKQIKKVQNNPELLAELKENEKVYTIIKNETK
- a CDS encoding phosphoglycerate kinase translates to MKKTLKDVKVADKTVLVRVDFNVPIKDGVIGDDNRIKAAMPTIKHLVEQGSKVVLFSHLSRIKAEEDKAKKSLAPVAKRLEEIAGQKVTFIGQTRGEKLESAIKNLNSGEILLFENTRFEDVKDGEVVKFESKNNAELGKYWASLGDVFVNDAFGTAHRAHASNVGIASNIAESCVGFLVQKELEMLAKGVDAPEHPFVAIIGGAKVSDKIGVIDNLLEKADKIIIGGGMAYTFFKALGHNIGKSLCEEDKVELAKQYMEKSNGKIILPIDSANATEFKDVTPTFSGVDLPDDVMGLDIGPDSIKLFEDTLKGAKTVAWNGPMGVFEFEHYKKGTVAVCEAIANLDNAFTLIGGGDSAAAAIQNGFAEKFTHISTGGGASLEYMEGKVLPGVEAIQNA
- a CDS encoding type II toxin-antitoxin system antitoxin SocA domain-containing protein — protein: MFFYSKKDYINFVINLLAKQNINQKFKITQIQIQKIIYIVYAYFLIFKKPIANIDFETWRWGPVIYELWKEQTKYKDQNIPLLFDVNLDKINYDYSEYNVASLIVSFMLNLNSWDIVQICHEQTPWKKLYRPNKNIKIKDNDIFKFHNENPNNFFCYIDFIVNNQK
- the gap gene encoding type I glyceraldehyde-3-phosphate dehydrogenase, producing MKKIAINGFGRIGRLAFRQLFLEKDIEIVAINDLTDSKTLAYLLEYDSAHRGFMKGKVSHKDGAIIVDGKEVKILAERDASKLPWGEMGVDLVVECTGFYVSKEKSQAHIDAGAKKVIISAPATGDLKTVVFGVNHKTIDSSDQIVSAASCTTNCLSPIAKVINEKFGIVKGLMNTIHAVTNDQRLLDLPHSDLRRGRAAAWNIIPSKTGAAAAVGKVLPELNGKLDGLALRVPVITGSIVDLTCELEKKATVQEINQAIEEAVKSDKDLALALEYCTDEIVSGDVIGSKYGSIFDATLTRVMEVDGKQLVKVFSWYDNENSFTSQFVRTIKYMLSL
- a CDS encoding DnaA ATPase domain-containing protein, giving the protein MTSRVEELKNNPKLKSFIKKYKLDDKTLEDSYLVIKRFIEQFIKCNKPGPLEECKQLIKGIQLKLEYKNKQLYTVSENCVHWKYENTDYKIKENILFTEYDKFKITKKISDYVSLNPEEYNPSINIFITAVQKIFVSDKSNVKGIYLYGEPGVGKTYMMKLIANSFANNDQKVVVVTMNRLIKVVKETFNNYINNDYNKFLDLCTNVDVLILDDIGSEPVTEWSRDELLFGLLNTRLENNKLTFFTSNLSLDDLKKYYTSTKNSSNNLTQKIKSTRAKRIVERIKGLCDDILVVGKNQRS